Proteins encoded within one genomic window of Ranitomeya variabilis isolate aRanVar5 chromosome 4, aRanVar5.hap1, whole genome shotgun sequence:
- the LOC143769889 gene encoding uncharacterized protein LOC143769889, whose translation MRMTSRNWRTIYPAAITIQSAELIRRADRADAHEEILENLKSDLEDQIIMTGRNIHLRRKKIEEENIAIKNIIMALENQKKERQKKRKLMKNRMMIMDETTDDEEGKKTTTLTIKETSLHHKKQLQPIQIWQRPPSPANPTWQRPPPLANPTRQRPPPPAKSIWQGPPSPAKPTWQRPPSPANPTWQRLPPLAKPTWQRPPPPANPTWQRPPPLANPIWQRPPPPAKPTWQRPPPPAKPTWQRPLLPAETPWQPPPPAKPTWQ comes from the exons ATGAGAATGACGAGTAGAAATTGGAGAACGATATAT CCGGCAGCGATCACCATCCAAT CTGCAGAACTAATTCGCAG GGCGGATAGGGCGGACGCCCATGAAGAGATTCTTGAGAATCTGAAATCAGACCTTGAAGACCAGATCATAATGAC GGGGAGGAACATACATCTAAGACGGAAGAAGATTGAGGAGGAGAACATCGCCATCAAAAACATTATTATGGCTCT TGAGAATCAGAAAAAAGAGAGacagaaaaaaagaaaactgaTGAAAAACAGGATGATGATTAT GGACGAGACCACTGACGATGAGGAGGGGAAGAAGACCACCACCCTGACCAT CAAAGAAACCTCCTTGCACCATAAAAAACAACTGCAACCTATTCAAATCTGGCAGAGACCACCATCACCTGCCAATCCCACATGGCAGCGACCACCACCACTAGCCAATCCCACCAGGCAGCGACCACCACCACCAGCCAAATCCATCTGGCAGGGACCACCATCACCAGCCAAACCAACCTGGCAGAGACCACCATCACCTGCCAATCCCACATGGCAGCGACTACCACCACTAGCCAAAcccacctggcagcgaccacccCCACCAGCCAATCCaacctggcagcgaccaccaccaCTAGCCAATCCCATCTGGCAGAGACCACCACCACCAGCCAAAcccacctggcagcgaccaccaccaccagccaaacccacctggcagcgaccactACTACCAGCCGAAACACCCTGGCAGCCACCACCGCCAGCTAAACCCACCTGGCAGTGA